A window from Centropristis striata isolate RG_2023a ecotype Rhode Island chromosome 4, C.striata_1.0, whole genome shotgun sequence encodes these proteins:
- the LOC131970689 gene encoding olfactory receptor 52E4-like, with protein sequence MENVSSHKYFILDGFSELGALRPVLFVPFFIMLVVSLLANSLLLYVVISQKSLHSPMYILIAGMACVDLSLPLSSIPNMLLSFLFNWRGISLIGCLVQMHFVHFVGAFQSTFLVWMALDRYFAICTPLYYHECMALPRFLKFIVPLVIRNMVLVTVFVILAGKLLFCAENLMKHCFCEHMALVELGCGSTAINSLIGLLTVFLIPVADCIFVTASYVFIFSSLLKSNKSGVKALHTCVTHIVVMIMSLSIALVAFLSYRIRNDLPDAVRVFFSTMYLLFPSCFNPIIYGIRTAEIRRHILKICCRFVRTVPHS encoded by the coding sequence ATGGAAAACGTCTCGTCACACAAATATTTCATCCTCGATGGCTTCAGTGAACTGGGAGCCCTGAGGCCTGTCCTCTTCGTCCCATTCTTCATCATGTTGGTTGTGTCACTGTTGGCCAACTCCTTGCTGCTGTACGTGGTCATTTCTCAGAAAAGCCTCCACTCACCAATGTACATCCTCATTGCTGGCATGGCGTGTGTGGACCTGAGTCTGCCGCTGAGCTCCATCCCCAACATGCTGCTGAGTTTCCTGTTTAACTGGAGAGGaatctctctgattggctgcctaGTTCAGATGCACTTTGTTCACTTTGTAGGAGCTTTTCAGTCCACGTTTCTGGTATGGATGGCACTGGACAGATATTTTGCCATCTGCACGCCACTTTACTACCATGAGTGCATGGCGTTGCCAAGATTCCTCAAGTTTATCGTCCCACTTGTGATCAGAAACATGGTTCTGGTCACAGTTTTTGTGATACTGGCAGGAAAGTTGTTATTCTGTGCTGAAAATTTGATGAAGCACTGTTTCTGTGAGCACATGGCACTAGTGGAGCTGGGCTGTGGAAGCACTGCCATCAACAGCCTGATTGGTCTACTGACCGTGTTCCTCATCCCTGTTGCTGATTGCATCTTTGTCACTGCTTCCTATGTTTTCATATTCAGCTCCTTGCTCAAGTCCAACAAGTCGGGTGTCAAAGCTCTTCACACCTGCGTCACACACATTGTGGTCATGATCATGAGCCTGTCCATTGCACTGGTTGCTTTCCTGTCATATCGGATCAGAAATGATCTTCCAGACGCCGTTCGGGTTTTCTTCAGCACCATGTACCTGCTGTTCCCGAGCTGCTTCAACCCGATCATCTACGGCATCAGAACCGCCGAGATCAGACGGCACATCCTGAAGATCTGCTGTCGCTTTGTCCGAACTGTTCCCCATTCTTaa